TGCAGGTTTTTATCCTTGAAAATAAATTTTTGCGGGTATATAAAGGAGGGGAGGGGTGTGGATGCCTTTTTAAATATTTCGAAATTTTTTCGATGCAAATTCTCCTCCAATTGCCCATCTTGTTTTTGGAACATCATGCACTAAAATTTCAACAGCATTTTCTGGTATTCCCATATCAACGAAAACTTTTGTTAATTTCTTCACCATTTCCTTTATTTCCTCATCTTTCCTTCCTTCCCAGAGAAATACATGAACTATTGGCATAAACAAAAAACACGATTAATTTAAAATATTTTGTTAGCGC
This genomic stretch from Thermoplasmatales archaeon harbors:
- a CDS encoding tautomerase family protein, translating into MPIVHVFLWEGRKDEEIKEMVKKLTKVFVDMGIPENAVEILVHDVPKTRWAIGGEFASKKFRNI